The proteins below are encoded in one region of Misgurnus anguillicaudatus chromosome 24, ASM2758022v2, whole genome shotgun sequence:
- the LOC129437526 gene encoding claudin-4, whose amino-acid sequence MALQVLGITLSMIGFAGTIIICALPMWKVTAFIGTNIVVAQVFWEGLWMTCVYERTGQMQCKLYDALLDLDPSLQAARGLVVTTMALASLAFLIFLVGAECTNCLVNPRAKARIVVVSGITFILSGLTTVIPVSWTANSVIRDFRNPVVHEALKREMGAALYVGWVTAGFLFIGGAVLCTSCPPERVNYLPRYTLTKSSTHSSYAIKNYV is encoded by the coding sequence ATGGCTCTGCAGGTCCTGGGAATCACACTTTCAATGATCGGCTTCGCAGGGACCATCATCATCTGTGCCCTGCCCATGTGGAAGGTAACCGCCTTTATCGGCACAAACATCGTCGTGGCACAGGTCTTCTGGGAAGGACTGTGGATGACCTGCGTATATGAACGCACAGGTCAGATGCAGTGTAAACTGTATGATGCGCTGCTGGATTTGGACCCGTCCTTGCAGGCTGCACGTGGGCTGGTGGTCACCACCATGGCTTTGGCTTCCCTGGCTTTCCTGATCTTCCTGGTCGGAGCCGAGTGCACTAACTGCCTAGTTAACCCGCGTGCCAAAGCAAGGATTGTAGTGGTATCTGGGATTACCTTCATTCTTTCTGGACTGACTACCGTCATTCCTGTGTCTTGGACAGCCAACTCCGTTATAAGAGACTTTCGTAATCCCGTAGTACACGAGGCATTAAAGAGGGAGATGGGGGCGGCCCTTTATGTGGGCTGGGTAACTGCAGGGTTTCTGTTCATTGGTGGAGCGGTTCTCTGCACAAGTTGCCCACCAGAAAGGGTCAACTATTTACCAAGGTATACACTAACAAAGTCCAGCACCCATAGCAGCTATGCCATAAAAAACTATGTTTGA